The following is a genomic window from Trichomycterus rosablanca isolate fTriRos1 chromosome 24, fTriRos1.hap1, whole genome shotgun sequence.
GCCCGGACCGCCGACTTACGCCCGATCAGAGCCTACAGGAGCCATGGGGAGCCCATCCAGAGCGCTTATTTACACTTTATTCGCCTCATGGTTGATCTTAACCTCAGGGACGGAGAATGAAGAAGCCGGGTTGGAGACGTGGATGGGAGAGGTATTTCGTTTCTGCTTGGTTTAGCACACGTGTGGTTTTAAATACAGTCAGAGGTCAGGTGAGCATGGGGATTATTGCTGAAATCCTGCAGGAGTGTTATTAAATCCAATAGAATGAACAGCAAGTCTGGAAAGACACATACTGTCAATTAttgggtttttatttatttatattgtttttaatttatttcttttgcACAATTAACAAGAAGAGTAAACAAACTAGGaactaaaagtaaaaacaagcCCATAAAGGGTTCACAAAGTACTTGAActtaaaaaagggaaaaaataaagAGGAATTAATTTAAGTACTATAACACTAgatgtaataataatcataataataccaGTAATACAAATGAAGTACTGTAACACTAAATGTAATCttattactgttactattattattattaagctcTATAACACTAAatctaatattattaataagataataataatatgaatgaaGTTCTAACACTAATGCAATCataatgataatactaatataatataatactaatattgataataataattatatgaataaattaagttatataacactaaataaaataacaataagaagaaAGAGAAGAAGGGAAGAATAGGAATGAATACTTTCTTAccctaaatataaaaataataataataattatatgaattaattaaataacactaaataacataacaataagaagtagaaaaaaaagaagaataggtaataataatatatgcaaTATTTATGTTGTACATATGAGTTTATTAGTGTGACTGGAAATAAGCTTTAagattttaaagcttttaagaGCATTAAAGACTATTATTAGAGGCTGTAAACTGTTCCAGATAAAAGATCCTCGATGAGAGAGTGTAAactgtccacttactgtcctaAATTTAACACAGAGCATCATTCAAGAGGCTCAGATTGGAGCATAAAGTCCCTGTATTGCAATTTTAAAAGACTGAACTTAAAAAGTGAAGATAAGACATTAAAAAGCTCATTTCTGGGATTATTATTAATCTAAagatttattacagtattactattatattgCATTTTCTTTTAAAGCTTTATGCAGGTTGCTAGATGCAGCTTGAATAAAAATATGTACGGTCACGTTTTGGCCTCTTAATCTGTAAACATCTTCCAGTACTGCTGTGCACGAAAAGCATATTGTGAGCGTGCACTAGCGGCAAAGTGtttatcatgtaaaacaaacaaagcatcACAATATACGAGAGAAAGCGCTGTGCTGCACGCCACATCTCCACGACTGTTTACTTTCTCTCACGTACCTCCTCCACAAGTCCTGGTTTTTAAGAGCAGACTTTGTACTGTGCTAAAATAAACACGGCTGATTGAGAACAGACCCTAATCTTACTCAGCTCCAGTGATGGATTCCAGTTGGCTGGTGGCTGAACGGATCGAATGGGATTACTCAGCACAAAGCTGCAACGCGTCCTCGGGATAGAGTGCTCCCACCCACCTAGCTGCTTGGGCTTAAGCTAGAGGGATTAGAGCCAACACACACCTGTTCCCAAAAGTCTTCCAAGTCCTAATGGGCAGTAAAAACAAAGTGCCAGAGCAAACTGGGTTTCCAAGACTTCAGACTGGACCTGTTGGCTTCCAACCATCTGACTAGAAATGCATGATGAAAGTTTATCGGCTGCATCGGCCGGCGCTACCCTGATACCCAAACCAAAGCCAACAGCTTCCTCTAATAAAGAAGCTTTGCTCAAGTATGTAAGTTATAAAACAGATCCAGGATAAGCATAGCACTGAAGGTCAAAATAGTCTTGTGCGAGCTTCCTGATTGGCCGAGTCAAACCGTGCAATCTAGGATGATGTAAATAAGAGCAACAAGGCTGGGAGCTGATCGCTTATGGTTGGCATCCTTTCCATCTAGTCATCCCAGCCAGCTAGCTCCATCCTCCAAGATTTGCCCATCTACCCAACATGAGCCGAAAGATTTTGGTGAGACTTGGCGGGTGTGCATTGGAAATGTCTAAATTGTGATACTTCACGACTCCCCGGAAACCCTGAATCAGCTGGTTGTGTGTCTACAGCCATGATTGGCAAGccggggtattcctgccttgcgctcaGTGATTCCTGGTCAAACaggaccaggataaaatggttaAAGTCACAAATCAACCAACAAAATACAAGCCATGCTACCATCTCAGCTAATTTTAAAGATACTTAAAACTTGGTACTTAAAATAAATCAGATAAAAGACACTTTTTTCTCTATAGCAAATTAAACAAGCAAATCTAAACTGCAATTCGCAAAATCTGACTGCTGGAGCTTCAATTTCTACACGTAAACACGCTCAGTCTGCTGCATTATTGTGTATAAAACGCTGCTACGAGTCACCGCGGTCGGTTTCGTTTCTTCCTGACAGAGCGAGACTGACGACGTCCTGCCTGCTGACGACCTGGATGATTCCACCCCGGGCACGGATGATGGAGATGCTTCTGGTAAAGTGCTCACTTCTATTTGAAAGCACATAAGCACTGTATGAAGTGAATAACCAGTGCAAAAATATCTGGGCCAAAAATTGTGTGTGGGATTAGAATAGAGAATAGaaactatatacaccgatcagccataacattaaaaccacctccttgtttctacactcactctccattttatcagctccacttaccatatagaagcactttgtagttctacaattactgactgtagtccatctgtttctctacatacttttttagccccctttcaccctgttcttcaatggtcaggacccccacaggacctccacagagcaggtattatttaggtggtggatgattctcagcactgcagtgacactgacatggtggtggtgtgttagtgtgtgttgtgctggtatgtgtgtgttgtgctgtccactcactgtccactctattagacactcctaccttgcagatgtaaagtcagagacgatcgctcatctattgctgctgattgagtcggtcatcttctagaccttcatcagtggccacaggacgccacccacggggcgctgttggctggatatttgtggttgtggactattctcggtccagcagtgacagtgaggtgtttaaaaactccagcagcgctgctgtgtctgatccactcataccagcacaacacacactaacacaccaccaccatgtcagagtcactgcagtgctgagaatgatccaccacctaaataatacctgctctgtggtggtcctgtgggggtcctgaccattgaagaacagggtgaaaggggggtaaaaaagcatgcagagagacagatggactacagtcagtaattgtagaactacaaagtgcttctatatggtaagtggaggtgataaaatggacagtgagtgtagaaacaaggaggtggttttaatgttatggctcgtCGGTGTATAATGATATTTGAAACCAGAAAGATGCATCTTCCCAACATCTACAGGATCAGAATCTGACCGCAGACTGGAAGATTGTTTAAATCAGTGGTGCTTAAGTTTGAGACACAGCGCTTCAGCTGGTACGCAGCGCCTCTCCTGTGCTTTGTAAGACAGTGAGCGATGTTGATGCCCTTATTCAGCCGCTTCTCCACAATAACACGTCTCGTTCTGTCACCTTCCAGATCTCCCCACCTGCCTGCTGTGCGTGTGTTTGACCGGATCGGTGTACTGCGAGGAGGTCGACCCCGACATGACCTCGGTGCCGGCTCTTCCCAAAGAAACGGCCTACCTGTACGCACGCTACAACAAGATAAAGAAGATCACCGCCAAAGATTTCGGAGATATCGGTGAGTGCCGCTGATTCCCGTTAGGAATTTGTCAACAGGAAATTAAGAGGGAGGgagagataataaaaaaaaaaaaaaaagcttttcctGAATACAAATCAGAGAAATGAGTCCGAGTCAAAAAATGTACGATTGACTATACGATAAAACCAGATCCGTTTCACCCTCGGAGATTTCCATCGTAATAAAAAACAGTATGCTGAGCGAGGCGGGATGTGCACTCGGAGACAGACGCACATGTGCTCATCTACTCTGTCTGCAGGAAAAGAGAAATCAGTTCTGGGATGAGAGGTCTGGTTTAAGCATCTTATCTGCAGGTTTACAGCAAGAATCAGCTGAAACGGGACGATTGAAAGACCAAAACGAACAAACCAGGCTTTTGTGGGTCTAAAACCTATCCCACAAAAGTCAGGAAGTCAGGAATAGCCGCCGTCCACTGTGTCCTAATGTCAGGTCACTAACGGTCAttacacattcacttatttactgacTCGCAAATAGGATTAAACTAGAACAGCCAATCCATCTACCGTCTGGCTTTTGGGAGGTCAAACCCCAAAGCAGAGATCAAACTAAGTCCCCTGGAGACTACCCACTGATCTGGCTCACAGCTCATCCTACTTAACTCCCAAACAGCACAAGCAGTATCATTGGTGCATCATTCAGATCACATTCTGGggaaatctgtctgtctgtctgtctgtctgtctgtctgtctgtctgtctgtcggtcggTCTGCCTGAcggtccatctatctatctatctatctatctatctatctatctatctatctatctatctatctatctatctatctatctatctatctgtctgtctgtatgtctgcatatctatctatctatctatctatctatctatctatctatctatctatctatctatctatctatctatctgtctgtctgtctgtatgtctgcatatctatctatctatctatctatctatctatctatctatctatctatctatctatctatctatatgtatgtctgtatatctatctgtatgtctatctatctatctgtctgtctgtctgtctatctatctatatgtatgtctgtatatctatctgtctacctatctatctgtctgtctgtctgtctgtatatctatctgtctacctacctatctgtctgtctatctagctgtctgtctctctgtctgtctgtctggaacAGGGTTTTCAGTGTAAGAATATATTTTACTGATGTCAGTTACActagctcactactgctgagacCCGGGTTCCAATCTCAGTGGAGCTATCGGCcggttgggcgtctacacagacacgattggtgCCCCTTTTTAGAGCGTTCCTGCTTGGTGCGGATCTGGTGCGACCCCGACTAGGATAAAGCGATCGATGAAACcaaactttaactttaaatggTTATTTACACCAGCAGTCACGCTAACTTTCCTCCGTGACGCTGTTTAATCCTCTCTGACGGTCCCGAGCGcctctgtgtgttgcagtgacTCTGAAACGAATCGACCTGACTGGAAACATGATTATGGAGATCGAGGACGGAGCCTTTTTAAAGCTGACGCTGCTGGAGGAACTCTCACTGGCTGAAAACCAGCTGGTCAAGCTGCCAATGTTGCCACCCAAGCTGATGTCTTTCAACGCCAATCACAACCGCCTCAAGACCAAAGGAGTCAAGGCCAACGTGTTTCAGGTAGAGTGCCACGAATTACATCATTCCCAACACGGTTCCAGTCTGATCGTTCGAGCCGAGGTTTGACATGAACACTGAACAGTCGCGTCACTGTTCACCCGCTATTAATACAGAGAGGTTTATAATGAGGCTGGAAAAAGAGGCCAGTCAGAatgttctctttttatttaacattttagcattaatgtatttttagttCTCCTTATTTACCCTTGAAAGAGACATAATGTCACAGTATTTTGGGGATGTTAATGAATTTGAGTCCTATTTAAAGTTCCTTGCACTTCTTAAGGTCATGGAACCACATGGCAGGGTCTCGTTTCTTCTTAGAGATCATGATCAGCCAAGCTGataacttctctgtgcccatataaatacagTTTTGCCACTTAAGCCACTTTTGATGGCTGTCAACAGGGTGGATCTGGTGGATCTCTGTTTGGATCTTCGACCACTTCGCCTGTCAGACTTATCAAACTGATCCAGCTGCTATTGCTGGTAATCTCTCTCGACCTCTACTTGACTTGCTAGACAGCaccatggaacagtggtctcttgccaaggaCAGAAAGAAAACTTGGCGCTGTATGCTGAGCGAACGTTTATCCAGATTAGTCAGATGTCATCCAAGAGCCACCAAAATTACAAGCTGTCCAACCATGggggacactgtccacagtcaaaccAGCTTTAAAACACCAAGTGGTTGGAGACTACCATCAGGGGAAGAAACCCAAGGTCAGAATCAGCATCATAAATCTGGGTTTAAATTTGTTGCCGATCACATGGAGAAGGATCTTCATcccaagtgacttacaattgagactatagggacttgctcaggggtccaacggtggcagtggtggggctttagaTCACTAATCCAGCACCCTAACCACTAAGCAACCACGGCTTTAAAAGTCAACTGGACCCACAGTGACTGGCAGATTCTGAACCTATAGCTGTGTAAAGCTTGCCCGATTGTGGACATCATTACCAACAGACTGCCGGTCTGTGTAAACGAtttttacatcttgtaaactgACCAGTCGTTTTTTTTGTTGAACCTTTCTAACAGAAACTGACCAAACTCAAAACTCTGTATCTGGCTCACAACGAGCTGGAGGCTGTTCCCATGATTCCAGAGAGCGTCCGCATCTTCCACATTCAGGTAAATACAAACTCCTCAGTCCCTGAGATAAATGTGggacatttttatttactgataTTTGTTAtgtcttttatccaaagcgacttacagtacatattgtctaagcaattgagggttaagggccttgctgaagggcccaacaggggcaacctggctagtctagtaccttaaccactaggctacaactaattCTACAGTGCAGTTTAAGATTAATTGTCGACTATTTTTCTCACATGGAGCCTAGTTTAGGAAACAGACGCAGATTGgacgcgtgtcggagggggcgtgtggtgatcctGCTCTCAGATAAGATCAGATATGATGTGGAAGCAACAGTGGATTCACAattgggaactggaaatgactaaattgagagATAAAGGGAGGAAATCCAGAGAAAAACGTATAAACGACAAAACAATACAATTATTAGTGCactgatttgggacacagcctatTTTAAGcgtttacagtatttagcagatgcccaacagtggcaagctggcagtggtggggctagaaccagcaaccttctgattactagtccagtatcttaaatACTAGCAACAGATGATTCACCTCAGTGAGGTTTTGATAAAGCTTGTACATTTAAAACTAGAAACTCAGTGTtaacaggtgtccacatacttttgaccacagttGTAAATAAGTACTGTACACCAATACATACACTTTGATGTGCTTTTTAAAAGcagatattaaatataatactcATAAAATAACCATATTTTTGTTCCCTTTTATCTAGAACAACGCCATATCGACCCTCAGCACCGACACCTTCTGCAAAAGCAACGACACCTACTACATCCGGCCCAACCTGAACGAGATCAGGATGGACGGAAACCCGGTGGTCCTGGCACAGTACCCCAACAGCTTCACCTGTCTGCAGTCTCTGCCAATCGGACGGTACCACTGAACATCGGAACAACGTCCGAACCTACGTTCACCCCACTTCATTCGCATCGTCCAAATTAGAAGGTGTCAGACGGTGTTACTGGACCGATCGAACGAACCTGATCCATAACGTGTCGGACGTTTCTCCATGAATCGTTTTTATCTCGCGTCTGAATGCGTTTGAATCCTTCGTCCTGATAAGAGATGAAAATCTTATCGTGTTTTCTAATAAACCATAATCATCCCAGTCTCACCACCCTCACATATCACGTCCTTAACATGAGCTTACATTCTGGCGACAGTCGTTGACCAATAATTGACGTTTACGATTAAAGTTTACCACCAGTTGCATGATTTTCTAGATGTTTTGGTCACACCGAGGCTTCTACACAAGAGGTCGTACAAAAACTCAAATCTTAGCTACGGATTCATACCAGAAATCCTCCCCAAAAATTCTATTCATgaaatttacaatttcttacTTTGTATGCCTTAATTTGTCATCAATACATTGTACGGCGCCttgctacactgatcagccataacattaaaaccacctccttgtttctacactcactgtccattttatcagctccacttaccatatagaagctctttgtagttctacaattactgactgtagtccatctgttcctctacatacatttttaaccattaattttcttcaatggtcaggacccccacgggaccaccacagagcaggtattatttaggtggtggatgattctcagcactgcagtgacactgacatggtggtggtgtgttagtgtgtgttgtgctggtatgagtggatcagacacagcagcgctgctggagtttttaaacaccgtgtccactcactgtccactctattagaaactcctacctagtcggtccaccttgtagatgtaaagtcagagacgatcgctcatctattgctgctgtttgagtcggtcatcttctagaccttcatcagtggtcacaggacgctgcccatggggcgctgttggctggatatttttggttggtggactattctcagtccagcagtgacagtgaggtgtttaaaaactccatcatcataccagcacaacacacactaacacaccaccaccatgtcagtgtcactgcagtgctgagaatcatccaccacctaaataatacctgctctgtggtggtcctgtgggggtcctgaccattgaagaacagcatgaaaggggctaacaaagcatgcagagaaacagatggactacagtcagtaattgtagaactacaaagtgcttctatatggtaagtggagctgataaatttatataagttttaatgttatggctgatcggtgtaaatacagTTTAATTTCAGACTggggaaaaaagagaaaaatccaATAAATGGGTCTGATAGATGTTTACGTCCAGTTCACCACTTTACAGATGCGACGTGGGTAAAAATGTTCATTCTGATGTTATGTAAGTACTGAAAGTAAAGTTCTGCCTTTCTTTTCCTAGTgttgtaaatgaaatataaatatgtatgtaAATTAAACCTAAATATCATATTCGTCTTAGTATTTAACAGCCACTTGTAAGACAACAGCAGCGATATGTGATTTTCTTTCATGTCTACTGTTCTAGATGTTTAAGTTAATGAATTATTCGCCCCATATTTGCTCGTCCTGATGAGTATTTGTTAGGTTTGTGGTTAATATTTATGTGATGCGATAGAAATGACTACCTGTGTGTGATTTAACAAGCAGGCTGTACAGTAATTCATGATATAAGATGATTATGCTACACGTCCTTCATGCTTATTtcattaaatctttttttttttaaagccggTCGCCTTGTCGTCCTTCATTATCGCGGGAACGCTCTTAATTAGACGCAGAGAAGCCAGTCCGGACCGCGAAAGCAAACTCCGAGGTTGCACACATAAAAAGATCTGGAAAATGTGGGTTAACATTGTTCCATTCCGCCGGCCAAATTGGCAGCCTCGACGGCACCGAGCTCCAAGTAAATAATGGAATGGTTTCCATATTGCTTCTGCAGCTTCACTTCCAATTTCTCATTGCCGTCATGTCGTGGAATCTCATTTCTGTTTTGACACAAACCATAGCTGCCGCAGCCATTTCTCTCGGCCTTACGGAGGCACGGCGAAGCGGCCATCGGGCCCCGCAGAAGCGGGTCAAATTAGCGATCCGATAAACCGTCGGAGACAGGAAAAGTATACAGGACGGGCTGAGAGGGAAAGATTAATGTTAAGCTGTTCACCATATTCCTGAATATTCGCTGCTCTCCTCCTAAATCTTCATTATTCATTCCGGTTGTGGAACTGGATCTGGACGCGGATCCGCTAAATCTCTCGACTCGCTTATTTGTGTGGGAACCCGGACAGGATCAAATTCTACAGCTTGCAAAATATCTCTACACATTAATCAAGAGTAAATTCACACAGATTATAACGTTATTTCTCACtgacagctttatcctggtcaggctcgCAGCATGCCTGATTCAACCAAGAAATACTGGGCTcaagatgccaatccattgcatcCCAATCCTCTCAGACGGGTGACTgagcgctgtgccacccgagtgccagTAAATTCAGAAATTAAACAGAAATCGAGCAGGTTTCCTAAATAGAATTTCTTAACACATTTTTCACCTAAAAAAGCACCAAAGTATGTTCCAAAAGTGTGTGGGTACCCTTCCTAATTATTcctatatttatacatttatggcatttagcagacgcttctatTCAAAGCAACCAAATACAACTGAAGCGACCGAGGGTTAAAAGCCTTTTCCCTAACCACAAGTAATTAAATGAGTGAGGGTGTGGTGCCACACCCACCGTaaccctgatcagcataaagctaatataaatgaataaatgaatttagaCTAAATGTGGTTATTTTCCTAAATGTGGTTATTATTGGGACTTGAAGGGTGGAGGTTATACCTATATACTCTAACATAAGAGTAGTATTTgagcgccgctcaggtggcgcagcggtaaaaagacacgctgcaaccagggctggattttgAGTacctggtatcgaatccagctctgcctcaccggttcgaggccgagtggctgtatgagcaacgattggccggttgctcagttgagGGGtaggacaaagaaccggatgtgggtctctctctgtcagaatgcgattacgacatctgccggctgattagaggcgcctgcacaggagatgaggaagagagcccttagggtgtgtctctcctcatgcaacgctaggtggcgccaaactcatcaatgtgcgggtggcaaaaatgcatccggctgctgcccatgtttcggaggggatatgggttagcttcgatctcctcagtcagggcggggttcggcatagacagagaggaagcacgatgcaaactgaacaattggatgcgctaaagggggagaaaaaggggaaaaaaaagagtAGTATTTGAGCTTGGGTGGCGCAGACACAATCGGCTGCGTCtttggctgaagccctgcgatcAATTGGCACCCTGCCTTCCTCCCAGGACCTGGACCTGCCTTCATTATGGGCAGGATAAAGCGgcagatgaaaataaaatacaatataatgtaaatgtgttataaGGTTTGGTTTTATTACGTGGTAAGAACACGCCAATGCAAATCAGGGTCGCATGTACTTGTTACATGTTCGTTTGCTATCCAGCCttttttattaagaataaagaaaaacactGGGATGTGTTGCcataaaatgtaaaactacACTAGCTTAAGgctaataaaatctaaaaacacTTTATAATTTCTAATAGGTACCTGTTTAGAGGAACTTCGTTTATAACAGTTCCAGTTCCTGGTGTGAGGACCTTCACCTCTCAATAAGTGCCTCTCTGTGCTGAGTAAACACATCTGGTCCAACGGCCTTGTCCACTTCTCATTCTCTTTATCGCTGCCTCACGTCCACCTTGCTAATTTCGAGAAACTCCTATTTTCCAGCCACCCCTCGCCCTCCTCACACCAGGCCCCGAAGCTCA
Proteins encoded in this region:
- the ogna gene encoding osteoglycin, paralog a yields the protein MGSPSRALIYTLFASWLILTSGTENEEAGLETWMGESETDDVLPADDLDDSTPGTDDGDASDLPTCLLCVCLTGSVYCEEVDPDMTSVPALPKETAYLYARYNKIKKITAKDFGDIVTLKRIDLTGNMIMEIEDGAFLKLTLLEELSLAENQLVKLPMLPPKLMSFNANHNRLKTKGVKANVFQKLTKLKTLYLAHNELEAVPMIPESVRIFHIQNNAISTLSTDTFCKSNDTYYIRPNLNEIRMDGNPVVLAQYPNSFTCLQSLPIGRYH